One window of the Panulirus ornatus isolate Po-2019 chromosome 47, ASM3632096v1, whole genome shotgun sequence genome contains the following:
- the LOC139763534 gene encoding uncharacterized protein produces MNDEELRTVWVGNFDPEKVTQDLLYELFVQAGPLHHVKIAKDRLSGRLKNFAFVCFRHDVSVPYAIELLNGISLFNRHLKVQSRTNQQQQQQSLITGPVGIHTLNPFSPPNTDSREPHQCGRQSNMESVQAHHGHGQQSLLGASQSLMGVPGSIPSHVIELAKQQIALLAANEPVLLSADPFLNAPRQRTSDRFGSVNYDRNYPNQRDDYYQRHSRSGGQRSVDNQTMQAVKARFDRQSEDNSKMLTDLQHRRGHFDRSRLGPPRNDYNSRQNTEWYANNPRHQRYNDNYYRSHGHNDRSNHYRYGPYERSSRR; encoded by the exons atgAACGATGAGGAGCTTAGGACTGTTTGGGTGGGCAACTTTGATCCTGAGAAAGTAACCCAAGACCTTCTGTACGAGTTATTCGTCCAG GCTGGCCCTCTACATCATGTCAAGATTGCTAAAGACAGATTATCAGGTAGATTGAAAAATTTTGCTTTCGTCTGCTTTCGTCACGATGTGTCTGTACCATATGCCATAGAACTACTGAATGGAATCTCCCTTTTTAACCGACATCTAAAGGTACAGAGTCGAACcaatcagcaacagcagcagcaaagcCTTATTACAGGACCAGTTGGCATACACACTCTCAATCCATTTTCTCCCCCAAATACTGATAGCAGAGAACCTCATCAATGTGGGCGACAGTCTAACATGGAATCTGTCCAAGCTCATCATGGACATGGGCAGCAGTCTCTCTTGGGTGCTTCTCAAAGTCTTATGGGAGTACCAGGGTCAATCCCAAGTCATGTCATAGAGTTGGCAAAGCAGCAGATAGCATTACTTGCTGCAAATGAGCCTGTTCTCCTCTCTGCTGATCCATTTCTTAATGCTCCTAGGCAGCGGACATCAGATAGATTTGGCTCTGTAAATTACGATAGAAACTATCCAAACCAAAGAGATGATTATTATCAAAGGCACAGCAGAAGTGGAGGTCAAAGATCTGTGGATAATCAAACCATGCAAGCTGTGAAGGCTCGGTTTGACAGACAGTCTGAGGATAATTCTAAAATGTTGACTGATTTACAGCATAGACGAGGTCATTTTGATCGAAGTCGACTAGGACCTCCCAGGAATGACTACAATAGTAGACAAAATACTGAATGGTATGCCAATAACCCTCGACACCAGAGGtacaatgataattattatagGTCTCATGGACATAATGACAGGTCTAATCATTATCGTTATGGTCCATACGAAAGGAGTTCGAGACGCTGA